One Vibrio penaeicida DNA segment encodes these proteins:
- the truC gene encoding tRNA pseudouridine(65) synthase TruC, with translation MCIVLEILFQDEYLVAVNKPAGMLVHRSWLDKHETQFVMQTLRDQIGQHVFPLHRLDRPTSGVLVFALSSEVASEVMPMFANHEMQKTYHAIVRGWIEQGDTLDYPLKEELDKIADKFADKDQEAKEAITVYQPLGKVEVPLSTGRFPTTRYGLVEMKPKTGRKHQLRRHMAHLRHPIVGDTSHGDGKHNRLFREHYDAHRLLLHASELSFVHPYTKEELVLKAKFDDVWERLLIEFGWVELFA, from the coding sequence TGTAAACAAGCCTGCTGGAATGTTGGTTCATCGATCTTGGTTAGACAAACACGAAACGCAGTTTGTGATGCAAACATTGCGTGATCAAATTGGGCAACATGTGTTTCCATTGCATCGACTCGACAGACCGACTTCCGGTGTGTTGGTGTTTGCACTCTCTAGCGAAGTGGCTTCTGAAGTGATGCCGATGTTTGCGAATCATGAAATGCAAAAAACCTATCACGCGATAGTGCGAGGATGGATAGAGCAGGGTGATACGCTGGATTATCCTCTCAAAGAAGAGTTGGATAAAATTGCGGATAAGTTTGCAGATAAAGACCAAGAAGCCAAAGAGGCGATCACGGTATATCAGCCATTAGGAAAAGTAGAAGTTCCGCTGTCTACAGGGCGATTCCCAACCACACGTTATGGCTTGGTTGAGATGAAACCCAAGACGGGACGGAAACACCAGTTACGACGGCATATGGCGCATTTAAGGCATCCGATTGTCGGAGATACTTCTCATGGTGATGGCAAGCACAACCGCTTGTTTAGAGAGCATTACGACGCACATCGCCTGCTTCTTCACGCGTCGGAATTATCCTTTGTTCACCCTTATACCAAGGAAGAACTGGTGCTAAAGGCGAAGTTTGATGATGTTTGGGAAAGGTTATTGATTGAGTTTGGTTGGGTGGAGTTGTTTGCTTAA
- a CDS encoding DUF3461 family protein: MYPNLTGLGIQDPKQIERYSLRQESQKDVLKIYFKKQKGELFAKSVKFKYPRQRKNVLVDSGSHQYKEVTEINRNLTLVIDELNTITKPEKLVEVDVKEKVLSDLRHLEKVVSSKIAEIEADLDKLK, encoded by the coding sequence ATGTATCCAAACCTCACTGGATTAGGTATTCAAGACCCGAAACAGATCGAACGTTATTCCCTTCGACAAGAATCGCAAAAAGACGTACTTAAGATCTATTTTAAAAAGCAAAAGGGCGAGCTTTTTGCTAAAAGCGTCAAATTCAAATACCCAAGACAGCGCAAAAATGTTTTGGTCGACAGCGGCAGCCATCAGTACAAAGAAGTAACTGAAATAAACCGCAACTTAACACTCGTGATCGATGAGTTAAACACCATTACGAAGCCTGAAAAATTGGTTGAAGTTGATGTGAAAGAGAAAGTCTTGTCTGATCTTCGTCACTTAGAAAAAGTCGTATCCAGCAAAATCGCTGAAATCGAAGCTGATCTCGACAAGCTAAAGTAA